From a region of the Haloferax volcanii DS2 genome:
- a CDS encoding alpha/beta fold hydrolase, translating to MKLRRAIGLAAAGVGLTAAANAALSKRVEPLEPPLSGSHGTYRWRGMDVSYVEAGSEDDPTLVCLHGINAAGSSGEFREVFSTLAEDYHVVAPDLPGFGLSDRPALYYSPALYEDFAGDFLAEYDDPAVLASSLTAAYAVAAAERDDVSVSRFVLVCPTSRGGPDPKEWLRELVRAPVVGEALFNVVASRPSIRYFNADHGYYDPEKAGEEWQEYEWRTAHQEGARFAPASFISGYLNTDIDLGGALAALDVPTTLVWGRESDITPLKRGRDLADAADCTLVVFDDAMLLPHVEFPNAFVDTVRDALD from the coding sequence ATGAAGCTCCGACGAGCCATCGGACTGGCCGCCGCCGGCGTCGGCCTCACCGCCGCGGCCAACGCGGCCCTCTCGAAGCGCGTTGAACCCCTCGAACCGCCGCTGTCCGGGTCGCACGGGACGTATCGCTGGCGCGGCATGGACGTGTCGTACGTCGAGGCCGGGAGCGAAGACGACCCGACGCTCGTCTGCCTCCACGGTATCAACGCCGCGGGGTCGTCCGGCGAGTTCCGCGAGGTGTTTTCGACGCTCGCCGAGGACTACCACGTCGTCGCGCCCGACCTCCCCGGGTTCGGCCTGTCGGACCGCCCGGCGCTGTACTACTCGCCCGCGCTCTACGAGGACTTCGCCGGCGACTTCCTCGCGGAGTACGACGACCCCGCGGTGCTCGCCTCGTCGCTCACCGCGGCCTATGCCGTCGCCGCCGCGGAGCGGGACGACGTGTCCGTCTCGCGGTTCGTCCTCGTCTGTCCCACGTCGCGCGGCGGCCCCGACCCGAAGGAGTGGCTCCGCGAACTCGTCCGCGCGCCGGTCGTCGGCGAGGCGCTGTTCAACGTCGTCGCCTCCCGGCCGTCGATTCGCTACTTCAACGCCGATCACGGCTACTACGACCCCGAGAAAGCCGGCGAGGAGTGGCAGGAGTACGAGTGGCGCACGGCTCATCAGGAGGGCGCGCGCTTCGCGCCGGCGTCGTTCATCTCCGGCTACCTCAACACCGACATCGACCTCGGCGGGGCGCTGGCGGCGCTCGACGTGCCGACGACGCTCGTCTGGGGTCGCGAGAGCGACATCACGCCGCTGAAGCGGGGCCGCGACCTCGCGGACGCCGCGGACTGCACGCTCGTCGTCTTCGACGACGCGATGCTGCTCCCGCACGTCGAGTTCCCGAACGCCTTCGTCGACACCGTCCGCGACGCCCTCGACTGA
- a CDS encoding Zn-ribbon domain-containing OB-fold protein yields the protein MTDTGYDEWLAAIADGEGYYLACPDGHGSLPPRRSCPHCGAAELTEEPLPATGEVLTFTEVHVPAPNFADEAPYVTAVASFGPVRLTGVVRDLPADEVDLGTTVSVGVGENATTDERLVVFRPASE from the coding sequence ATGACCGACACCGGCTACGACGAGTGGCTGGCCGCAATCGCGGACGGCGAGGGGTACTATCTCGCGTGTCCCGACGGCCACGGGTCGCTGCCGCCGCGGCGCTCCTGTCCGCACTGCGGCGCGGCCGAGTTGACCGAGGAACCGCTCCCGGCGACGGGCGAGGTTCTCACCTTTACCGAGGTGCACGTCCCCGCGCCGAACTTCGCAGACGAAGCGCCCTACGTGACGGCCGTCGCGTCGTTCGGCCCCGTCAGGCTCACGGGCGTCGTCCGCGACCTCCCCGCCGACGAGGTCGACCTCGGCACGACCGTCTCGGTCGGCGTGGGCGAGAACGCGACGACCGACGAGCGGTTGGTCGTGTTCCGGCCCGCGAGCGAGTAG
- a CDS encoding thiolase domain-containing protein produces the protein MTNVRIAGVGLTKFGSHPERTGRDLFAEAALAAREDAGVSRDDYEEIFYGNFMGELAEKQGHQGPVMAEAAGLDCPATRYEQACASAGVAFRQAVATIRSGAADVVLAGGMERMNNLGTAEVTQSLAIAADELFEVRAGVTFPGAYALMARAYFDAFGGDSEDLAHIAVKNHANAMQNDYAQFHREITVDDALESPVVADPLSLYDACPITDGASAVVLVSDDYAERHGLDAPVSVTGSGQGGDKAALQDRPHLARTPAATKAADAAYADAGIGPDDVDVAEVHDCFTIAEVLALESLGLYDHGEGVGAAARGETTRDGDLPVNLSGGLKAKGHPVGATGTAQVVEMTKLLRGDHGNSDAVPDARVGVTHNAGGTVASAVVHVLEVDR, from the coding sequence ATGACTAACGTGCGAATCGCCGGGGTCGGACTGACGAAGTTCGGCAGTCACCCCGAGCGAACCGGCCGCGACCTGTTCGCGGAGGCCGCCCTCGCCGCCCGCGAGGACGCCGGCGTCTCCCGCGACGACTACGAGGAAATCTTCTACGGCAACTTCATGGGCGAACTCGCCGAGAAGCAGGGCCATCAGGGGCCGGTCATGGCCGAGGCCGCCGGCCTCGACTGCCCCGCGACCCGCTACGAGCAGGCCTGCGCCTCCGCGGGCGTCGCCTTCCGGCAGGCCGTCGCGACGATTCGGAGCGGCGCGGCCGACGTGGTCCTCGCCGGCGGCATGGAGCGCATGAACAACCTCGGGACCGCCGAGGTGACCCAGTCGCTCGCCATCGCCGCGGACGAACTGTTCGAGGTCCGCGCGGGCGTCACGTTCCCCGGCGCGTACGCGCTCATGGCCCGCGCGTACTTCGACGCCTTCGGCGGCGACAGCGAAGACCTCGCGCACATCGCGGTGAAGAACCACGCCAACGCGATGCAGAACGACTACGCGCAGTTCCACCGCGAAATCACGGTCGACGACGCGCTCGAAAGCCCCGTCGTCGCAGACCCGCTTTCCCTCTACGACGCCTGTCCCATCACCGACGGCGCGAGCGCGGTCGTCCTCGTCAGCGACGACTACGCCGAGCGACACGGGCTCGACGCGCCCGTCTCCGTCACCGGGTCGGGACAGGGCGGCGACAAGGCCGCGCTCCAAGACAGACCCCACCTCGCGCGGACGCCCGCCGCGACGAAGGCCGCCGACGCCGCCTACGCGGACGCCGGTATCGGCCCCGACGACGTGGACGTGGCCGAGGTCCACGACTGCTTCACCATCGCCGAGGTGCTCGCGCTCGAATCGCTCGGCCTCTACGACCACGGCGAGGGCGTCGGCGCGGCCGCCCGCGGCGAGACGACCCGCGACGGAGACCTCCCGGTGAATCTCTCGGGCGGCCTCAAGGCGAAGGGTCACCCCGTCGGCGCGACGGGAACCGCCCAAGTCGTCGAGATGACGAAGCTCCTCCGCGGCGACCACGGCAACAGCGACGCCGTCCCCGACGCTCGAGTCGGCGTCACCCACAACGCGGGCGGGACCGTCGCCAGCGCGGTCGTCCACGTGCTGGAGGTGGACCGATGA
- a CDS encoding M28 family peptidase, with product MSDWIGDTFTSEVGWNHLERLVDIGNRMTGSPGEREAMEATRDALERVGARNARIDPFEIQGWERGDSAVYAADTTQDCIALPRSPAGTASGELVDLGYGLTEDFDRDLSGKVVVVSTTVPDHYDRFIHRREKYYYAVEAGAAAFVFANHVPGQLPPTGSVGTADAPIGDIPAVGVSKEVGARLRRRFDGDEVTVDVTCEAPAAESGNVHAELGPDTDEEVLVTSHLDAHDIAEGAMDNGAGTAMVVEVARALAAREDELDTRVRFVCFGAEEVGLVGSEYEAERLGDDRANVKAIVNNDGVVAGRTLKLTTHGFDELEAAAETVAERFDHDVSTLPEQLPHSDHWPFVAHGVPAYMVGSEKEGRGRGWGHTHADTIEKLESRTLREQAILLTELTVELADADREIPHADPADIAAALEAEDQAEGMKVTGDWPF from the coding sequence ATGAGTGACTGGATAGGCGACACGTTCACCAGCGAGGTCGGCTGGAACCACTTAGAGCGACTCGTCGACATCGGCAACCGGATGACCGGCTCGCCCGGCGAGCGCGAGGCGATGGAGGCGACGCGAGACGCCCTCGAACGCGTCGGCGCGCGGAACGCCCGCATCGACCCCTTCGAGATTCAGGGCTGGGAGCGCGGCGACAGCGCCGTCTACGCCGCCGACACCACGCAGGACTGCATCGCGCTCCCGCGCAGTCCCGCCGGGACCGCGAGCGGCGAACTGGTCGACCTCGGTTACGGCCTGACCGAGGACTTCGACCGCGACCTCTCGGGGAAGGTCGTCGTCGTCTCCACGACGGTGCCCGACCACTACGACCGCTTCATCCACCGCCGCGAGAAGTACTACTACGCCGTTGAGGCCGGCGCGGCCGCGTTCGTCTTCGCCAATCACGTTCCCGGTCAACTCCCGCCCACGGGGAGCGTCGGCACCGCCGACGCGCCCATCGGTGACATCCCTGCAGTCGGCGTGAGCAAAGAGGTCGGCGCGCGCCTCCGCCGTCGGTTCGACGGCGACGAGGTGACCGTCGACGTGACCTGCGAAGCGCCCGCGGCCGAAAGCGGGAACGTCCACGCCGAACTCGGCCCCGACACCGACGAGGAGGTGCTCGTTACGAGCCACCTCGACGCCCACGACATTGCCGAGGGCGCGATGGACAACGGCGCGGGCACCGCGATGGTGGTCGAAGTCGCCCGCGCGCTCGCCGCCCGCGAGGACGAACTCGACACGCGCGTCCGCTTCGTCTGCTTCGGCGCGGAGGAAGTCGGCCTCGTCGGCTCCGAGTACGAGGCCGAACGCCTCGGCGACGACCGGGCGAACGTGAAAGCCATCGTCAACAACGACGGCGTCGTCGCCGGGCGGACGCTCAAGCTCACCACCCACGGCTTCGACGAACTCGAAGCCGCCGCCGAGACCGTCGCCGAGCGGTTCGACCACGACGTTTCGACGCTGCCCGAACAGCTCCCGCACAGCGACCACTGGCCGTTCGTCGCCCACGGCGTCCCGGCGTACATGGTCGGCAGCGAAAAGGAGGGCCGCGGCCGCGGCTGGGGCCACACGCACGCCGACACCATCGAGAAACTGGAGTCGCGGACGCTCCGCGAGCAGGCGATTCTCCTGACCGAACTGACCGTCGAACTCGCCGACGCCGACCGCGAGATACCCCACGCAGACCCCGCCGACATCGCGGCCGCGCTCGAAGCCGAAGACCAAGCGGAAGGCATGAAAGTCACCGGCGACTGGCCGTTCTGA
- a CDS encoding NAD(+)/NADH kinase has product MKFGIVGDDSVATAVRAAGASVESEPADADAVVAVGESALSTVALGSEWTCPVVPVDCGAPWATPRRDLEARLSAFAAGDGRVVDHPTLSLRVGGDAVGRALLDAMLVTSEPAHISEYGVAHAEAAVPFSSDPPDESRAAARWTSVDEFRADGVVVATPLGSSGYARAAGGAVVGPAAGLAVVPVSPYATQTNSWVLQPPVRLSVERDDAPVSLVADDEVIREVSPSESVVVDRDGSVPMLVE; this is encoded by the coding sequence ATGAAATTCGGTATCGTCGGTGACGACTCGGTCGCCACCGCCGTCAGAGCGGCCGGTGCGTCGGTCGAATCGGAGCCGGCCGACGCGGACGCCGTCGTCGCGGTCGGCGAGTCGGCGCTCTCGACGGTCGCGCTCGGCTCCGAGTGGACGTGTCCGGTCGTCCCCGTCGACTGCGGTGCGCCGTGGGCCACGCCGCGGCGCGACCTCGAAGCGCGGCTGTCCGCGTTCGCCGCGGGCGACGGCCGGGTCGTCGACCATCCGACGCTCTCGCTCCGCGTCGGCGGCGACGCGGTGGGCCGCGCGCTCCTCGACGCGATGCTCGTCACGAGCGAGCCGGCGCACATCTCCGAGTACGGCGTCGCCCACGCGGAGGCGGCGGTCCCGTTTTCGTCCGACCCGCCCGACGAGTCGCGCGCGGCGGCGCGCTGGACCTCGGTCGACGAGTTCCGAGCCGACGGCGTCGTCGTCGCCACACCGCTCGGAAGCTCCGGCTACGCGCGCGCCGCTGGCGGCGCGGTCGTCGGCCCGGCCGCCGGGCTCGCGGTCGTTCCCGTCTCGCCGTACGCGACCCAGACGAACTCGTGGGTTCTCCAACCCCCGGTCAGATTGTCGGTCGAACGCGACGACGCGCCCGTCTCGCTCGTCGCCGACGACGAGGTCATCCGGGAAGTCTCTCCGTCGGAGTCTGTGGTCGTCGACCGCGACGGAAGCGTCCCGATGCTGGTCGAGTGA
- a CDS encoding DUF7313 family protein, which translates to MHPLQFLVPLDQLAAVEPVVPHVALVLVLANFATRFLGHRSHVRQAEEGGEEAISRYLPHTITSGALVVTSFLFLVVEPHGGMVLSVLVVGMFVTDFFEFEARKVEARTDKPLERPNGSLVAAGLVLLYAGFQSLFFLVSDYWSLIV; encoded by the coding sequence ATGCACCCATTACAGTTCCTCGTCCCGCTCGACCAGTTGGCGGCGGTCGAACCGGTAGTCCCGCACGTGGCGCTCGTGCTCGTGCTTGCGAACTTCGCGACGCGTTTTCTCGGCCATCGGTCGCACGTCCGGCAGGCCGAGGAGGGTGGTGAGGAGGCCATCTCCCGGTATCTCCCGCACACGATCACTTCGGGCGCGCTCGTGGTGACCTCGTTCCTCTTCTTGGTCGTCGAGCCGCACGGCGGCATGGTGCTGTCCGTGCTGGTCGTCGGGATGTTCGTCACCGACTTCTTCGAGTTCGAAGCGCGCAAGGTCGAAGCCCGCACCGACAAACCGCTCGAACGCCCGAACGGCTCGCTCGTCGCCGCGGGGCTCGTGCTCCTGTACGCCGGGTTCCAGAGTCTCTTCTTCCTCGTCTCGGACTACTGGAGCCTCATCGTCTAA
- a CDS encoding DUF7314 family protein encodes MADEFIKGLGILTGSGLAWLVLASWYRTTSFESTQQLIAPLESGATEGLFNIIGVTLMDVFLWFALLGALTFWVLIPAGHQIMDALQERRNAQ; translated from the coding sequence ATGGCTGACGAATTCATCAAGGGTCTGGGTATCCTGACCGGCTCCGGACTCGCGTGGCTGGTGCTGGCGTCGTGGTACCGGACGACCAGCTTCGAGAGCACCCAACAGCTCATCGCACCGCTGGAGTCCGGTGCGACCGAGGGACTGTTCAACATCATCGGCGTCACCCTGATGGACGTGTTCCTCTGGTTCGCACTCCTCGGCGCGCTCACCTTCTGGGTGCTCATCCCGGCGGGACACCAGATCATGGACGCGCTCCAAGAGCGCCGCAACGCGCAGTAA
- a CDS encoding DUF7315 family membrane protein, translating to MTDSDATGRTGDSDGTERGRRGRRDIVVPMRLYKTITVFSTLIAVVGVVLGFVFLDAATLQVSALRAVVAGALGALGIGVADGLLSTALAVVGLSIIAFGAVVYTLGTRFRAQGMGKSQEDSGEDSNNG from the coding sequence ATGACAGATAGCGACGCAACCGGTCGGACCGGCGACAGCGACGGGACGGAGCGCGGACGCCGCGGCCGGCGCGACATCGTCGTTCCCATGCGGCTCTACAAGACGATTACCGTCTTTTCGACGCTCATCGCCGTCGTGGGCGTGGTCCTCGGCTTCGTCTTCCTCGACGCTGCGACGCTACAAGTGAGCGCCCTCCGCGCGGTCGTCGCCGGCGCGCTCGGCGCGCTCGGCATCGGCGTCGCAGACGGGCTACTCAGCACGGCGCTCGCGGTCGTCGGGCTGAGCATCATCGCGTTCGGCGCGGTCGTCTACACGCTCGGCACTCGCTTTCGCGCCCAAGGAATGGGAAAGTCTCAAGAGGACTCCGGCGAAGACTCGAACAATGGCTGA
- a CDS encoding cytochrome b family protein — protein sequence MSDNEPENEEIRSDGAGIVAPDDETPTWSERKARKTGLSRLTYEYFERARREDQDLRTESDYVERDVLAFPTWPHETVRNLSIASFFVGMILFLSATMPPHIGGPANPSSTPAVILPDWYLYWSFGLLKLGPLNPEIAILGDQMLMADRTYGVLANGVVVGFIAIVPFLNKGSARRPVEQPFWSAVGVFGVVFAFTISLLAIKNLMPMNVDLLFDLTFLLPFVFGTITYAVLKTMREGYMYNLNRRYYRLRPPK from the coding sequence ATGAGCGACAACGAACCCGAAAACGAGGAGATTCGATCCGACGGCGCGGGCATCGTGGCCCCGGACGACGAGACGCCGACATGGAGCGAGCGCAAGGCTCGCAAGACCGGCCTCTCTCGGCTCACCTACGAGTACTTCGAGCGCGCACGTCGCGAAGACCAGGACCTCCGCACGGAGTCCGACTACGTCGAACGCGACGTGCTCGCGTTCCCCACGTGGCCTCACGAGACCGTCCGCAACCTCTCTATCGCGTCGTTCTTCGTCGGGATGATTCTGTTCCTCTCGGCGACGATGCCGCCGCACATCGGCGGCCCCGCGAACCCGTCGAGCACGCCGGCAGTCATCCTGCCCGACTGGTATCTCTACTGGTCGTTCGGACTGCTCAAACTCGGTCCGCTCAACCCCGAAATCGCCATTCTGGGCGATCAGATGCTGATGGCCGACCGCACGTACGGCGTGCTGGCCAACGGCGTCGTCGTCGGCTTCATCGCCATCGTGCCCTTCCTCAACAAGGGCTCGGCCCGGCGACCCGTCGAACAGCCGTTTTGGTCCGCAGTCGGCGTCTTCGGCGTGGTGTTCGCATTCACCATCTCGCTGCTGGCCATCAAGAACCTCATGCCCATGAACGTCGACCTGCTGTTCGACCTGACGTTCCTGCTGCCGTTCGTCTTCGGGACCATCACCTACGCGGTGTTGAAGACGATGCGTGAGGGGTATATGTACAACCTCAACCGCCGCTACTACCGGCTTCGCCCGCCGAAATAG
- a CDS encoding cytochrome b, which translates to MSLERKDDYDHKAWMKKKDLTPVEATFLTTLIWLDKRLRIVDYLELLETLYYRVNLQMPKSHTEQYNLDNKFWYWYPLYTLGLFSTLAYVVAAISGALLGFYYSPATTGDPTTAYNSIEFIMRDLQFGFMLRSVHRWAAQVMVAAVFLHMLRVYFTGSYKEPRELNWLLGIVLISLTMVFGYTGYLLPWDQLAFWAGQIGVEMALSVPLAGEWVAQLLFGGFSLGQSTLQRMYIIHVFLLPFVVTTLIAIHIGIVWVQGIAEPH; encoded by the coding sequence ATGAGTCTCGAACGCAAAGACGACTACGACCACAAGGCCTGGATGAAAAAGAAGGACCTCACTCCGGTCGAGGCCACCTTCCTCACCACGCTCATCTGGCTGGATAAGCGACTCCGTATCGTCGATTATCTAGAGCTTCTGGAGACGCTCTACTACCGAGTCAACCTCCAGATGCCGAAGAGCCACACCGAGCAGTACAACCTCGACAACAAGTTCTGGTACTGGTACCCCCTGTACACACTGGGCTTGTTCTCGACGCTCGCGTACGTCGTCGCGGCGATAAGCGGGGCCCTTCTCGGGTTCTACTACTCCCCCGCGACGACCGGCGACCCGACCACGGCCTACAACAGTATCGAGTTCATCATGCGCGACCTGCAGTTCGGCTTCATGCTCCGCTCCGTCCACCGCTGGGCGGCGCAGGTCATGGTCGCGGCCGTCTTCCTGCACATGCTCCGTGTCTACTTCACGGGGTCGTACAAGGAACCCCGCGAGCTGAACTGGCTCCTCGGCATCGTCCTCATCAGTCTGACGATGGTGTTCGGGTACACCGGATACCTCCTGCCGTGGGACCAGCTCGCGTTCTGGGCCGGGCAGATCGGCGTCGAGATGGCGCTGTCGGTCCCGCTCGCCGGCGAGTGGGTCGCACAGCTCCTGTTCGGTGGCTTCTCGCTGGGCCAGTCGACGTTACAGCGTATGTACATCATTCACGTGTTCCTGCTCCCGTTCGTCGTGACGACGCTCATCGCGATCCACATCGGTATCGTGTGGGTGCAGGGCATCGCGGAGCCGCACTGA
- a CDS encoding DUF7318 family protein: MSSTGSTYGDIHRYEPARESTAAAIAIVLLTVIEVVFVFLFTYGFVSGWGLTDTGNMFLGGILAVVFVDLAFILALYRKEFLPDVMIVKKRRRKWEDLYVREEDVDGVTVSSDDAWEQVKRAVYPYYKR, from the coding sequence ATGTCTTCGACCGGCAGCACATACGGTGACATTCACCGATACGAACCGGCGCGAGAGAGCACCGCCGCGGCCATCGCAATCGTCCTCCTGACGGTCATCGAGGTCGTGTTCGTGTTCCTCTTCACGTACGGCTTCGTCTCGGGCTGGGGACTGACCGACACGGGGAACATGTTCCTCGGCGGCATCCTCGCCGTCGTCTTCGTGGACCTCGCGTTCATCCTCGCGCTGTACCGCAAGGAGTTCCTCCCCGACGTGATGATCGTCAAAAAGCGGCGTCGCAAGTGGGAAGACCTCTACGTCCGCGAGGAGGACGTCGACGGTGTTACCGTCAGCAGCGATGACGCGTGGGAACAGGTCAAGCGCGCGGTGTACCCCTACTACAAGCGATAA
- a CDS encoding halocyanin domain-containing protein: MKRREFLRTAGGATAAATAAAGTAAAQEGGGGAQVQPDFGGYLDGVDGGYEDLRGQSEVTIEVGASGNGGNLAFAPAGIWIDPGTTVTWEWTGEGGGHNVVASEGASLDSGAAVSEAGSTYEYTFESGGITKYHCVPHEALGMLGAVAVGDDVATISTGGGGEKELHELGVPIQAHWVGSATILGILVTIIYTFFILKYGESPNTGNTGGGE; encoded by the coding sequence ATGAAAAGGCGGGAGTTTCTCCGAACGGCTGGCGGTGCGACAGCCGCCGCGACCGCTGCCGCCGGGACCGCTGCTGCGCAGGAAGGCGGCGGTGGAGCGCAGGTTCAACCCGACTTCGGTGGCTACCTCGACGGCGTCGACGGAGGCTACGAAGACCTCCGCGGTCAGAGCGAAGTCACCATCGAGGTCGGCGCGTCCGGCAACGGAGGTAACCTTGCGTTCGCACCGGCTGGCATCTGGATCGACCCCGGCACGACCGTGACGTGGGAGTGGACCGGCGAAGGCGGCGGCCACAACGTCGTCGCGAGCGAGGGCGCGTCGCTCGACTCCGGCGCGGCCGTCTCCGAGGCCGGAAGTACCTACGAGTACACCTTCGAGAGCGGTGGTATCACGAAGTACCACTGCGTGCCCCACGAGGCGCTCGGCATGCTCGGCGCGGTCGCCGTCGGCGACGACGTGGCGACTATCAGCACCGGCGGTGGCGGCGAGAAGGAACTGCACGAACTCGGCGTCCCGATTCAGGCCCACTGGGTCGGGTCGGCGACGATTCTGGGCATCCTCGTCACCATCATCTACACGTTCTTCATCTTGAAGTACGGCGAGTCCCCAAATACGGGTAACACCGGAGGTGGCGAATAA
- a CDS encoding DUF7319 domain-containing protein has product MSDSSSAPADDGSSPDADADAAMSDAELAALREEVEAKYDFENFGPADMAKMTPEEWDAAFDPDSWVVGEELLDRVEQELRYRVAIREVFAVLERVTENGEPRILAYSDEGYAVVYPDGSVEGEGTVLRDVKPTVALCSMEDFEVNDAPETVRLPEPEEVAQGTGDFGNRMLQIVAFGQLLGGFALIGAWLVLPDLDSIIAPLAGLGFLVIGFFLFVVVANARLSDRFRAEEYRDRLRVMGLEGGSRPEFVPTFDGDENVASLVEAPERDALSSEG; this is encoded by the coding sequence ATGTCAGACTCGTCTTCCGCCCCGGCCGACGACGGCTCGTCACCGGACGCGGACGCCGACGCCGCGATGTCCGACGCGGAGCTCGCGGCCCTCCGCGAGGAGGTCGAAGCCAAGTACGACTTCGAGAACTTCGGCCCGGCCGACATGGCGAAGATGACCCCCGAAGAGTGGGACGCCGCGTTCGACCCCGATTCGTGGGTCGTTGGCGAGGAGTTGCTCGACCGCGTCGAACAGGAACTCCGCTACCGCGTCGCGATTCGCGAGGTGTTCGCCGTCCTCGAACGCGTGACGGAAAACGGCGAGCCACGGATTCTCGCGTACTCCGACGAGGGCTACGCCGTCGTCTACCCGGACGGGAGCGTCGAGGGCGAGGGGACCGTCCTCCGCGACGTGAAACCGACCGTCGCGCTCTGTTCGATGGAGGACTTCGAAGTGAACGACGCGCCCGAGACCGTCAGGCTCCCCGAACCCGAAGAGGTCGCACAGGGGACCGGCGACTTCGGCAACCGAATGCTCCAAATCGTCGCGTTCGGGCAGCTACTCGGTGGGTTCGCGCTCATCGGCGCGTGGCTCGTCCTCCCCGACCTCGATTCGATTATCGCGCCGCTGGCCGGTCTGGGCTTTCTCGTCATCGGCTTTTTCCTCTTCGTCGTCGTGGCGAACGCCCGGCTCTCGGACCGCTTCCGCGCCGAGGAGTACCGAGACAGGCTCCGCGTCATGGGTCTCGAAGGCGGGTCGCGCCCCGAGTTCGTCCCGACGTTCGACGGGGACGAGAACGTCGCGTCCTTGGTCGAGGCCCCCGAGAGAGACGCCCTCAGTTCTGAGGGCTGA